CGTCAGCTGAAGGAATGCTAGTAAACATATCGCCGGCGACATGGGTAACACCGGCGTACTCAGGTGCTACAGCCACCACATGTGGAAGATCAAAATTAATACCTTGAATATGCGGATGCTCCTTCACAATCTCCCCTATCATGGCACCAGTCCCGCCTGCTACATCCACAAGAGTATTAATTCCGATAAACCCATCTTTATAGCTCCGCTTCACTGCTTCTGAAGTAACCATGGACGTCGCAGCCATAGCTGAACTGAATAAGCCATTATACTCCGGATTCACAGCAGTAAAATCATACAAATCTAAACCGTTAGATTTGGCAAATGCACTGgttccttcttcttcttgttctttGACAATGTCAGTAAGAAAATGCCAAGACGATCGCGTGATTGAATCAGTTTGCAGGAGCGCCATCGGTGCAAGGCTCGTTTTTGAGTTGCTTAGTAGCCATTTCGATGAGTTTGTGAGTCCGTATAGAATAACAGTAGTAGTTTCGGGGTCCGGTTTGGCAGTGAAAATACCTTTACGAACTAAAAATGTCATGATTCGCGAGAGGCGATCGGAGTTTAAAGAAGGGTGATTAATGTGTTCAGCAATGGAAGATATGGAGAGAGGGCGGCCGTGAGAGTTGATAATATCAGGAATGCCTAGTTGAACTATGCACGTTAATGCCATGCCTTGTACATAGCCGAAAATGCAGTTCCATAATTCAGCTTGTCCTCTAACCATTGCTTCTTCATTATAATCGTCTAACGTTGGTTCTTGATTGCTACTTCCGGCCATTTCTTTTCCAGCTTTTGTTCTCTGATCTGATCAAGAATAGAAAATTGAATAAACTGGGAGTGTTTAGTTGTCGAATCTGTTTTTAGATATTTGAAATATGCATGTTACTGTTTGATCCAAAACGATTTCTTTAATAGAAAATTAGCTAGACatcatattttttaagtttcaaGCTTGGCTTGACTCATCAGAAGGTTATTAGTTTTCTATTGGCCAAACCCATCTAAaggcccctgtactttacacttttttttcgtaggtctttatacttcatttttatattatttgatctctctatttatctatttttatttttcaggtcctttttgtgTTTTTTCCCGTCATTTTGTGTGACTGGAGAAAAAAAAGATTGTAAGTAtagggactggaggaaaaaacatttgtaagtagagggactggaaaaaactcaaaaaggacctgaaaatcgaaaataggtaagtagaaggaccagataatacaaaaatgaagtataaggacctacgaaaaaaaagtgtaaagtataGGGGCCCCTAGATGGGTTAAGCCTTTTCTATTTAACAAGTCATTTTTAATAGATGTAAGTTGTGAGCATGAAGTGATTAACAAATTTCacgttaaaaatgataaaaaatgcttcttattttaaaatttatacttgTTCGATCCGaagttttaagtttttttttaataatctatACGTCCatatatctataattttttatttatctgataCCTCTTTAAATTTAATGATGTGTTTGTTAAACCATCGAGTTAGGTGGACGTCTAAATTTGGTCTCACATGCATTTCACGGCGGCTGTAATTTATATTCATtctcctttaaaaaaaatagatctaaaacttcaaaataaataatgaaagtAGATAAAGatgaaagtttaaaaaaagGACAAGATAAaacaaagtttaaaaataaagggaCCAAAAGATCTATTTGACCTTTATTTTTACTACACGttttttgattataaatttgtgAGTGGAGGGGTTGTTCGAGGGGACTCGCTCGCCCAAACTTATGGTTGACTTCGAATCTGGAAagttctggaaaaaaaaatatggagTTGTAAGTTGTAACCTAACTCAATTAGAAAATGCTGTTTCTACCGATTAAATGATTGCAATCGAAAGAACATATTCAAATATGATGCGGCTCATTTTGTTAAAATGTCGAGTTAGGTGGACGTATAAATTTGATCTCAAGTGCATTTTACGGCGGGTGTAATTCATGCTCCTTCTCCTTCCCAAATAAAACTTAgaaattcaaaatgaataataaatatGGACTAgataaagatagaaaaatataaaatgaacaagattaagaaaatttaaaaatgaagagGCCTAAAGATGGATCTGACCTTTTTTTTTACTACACGTTTTAAGATTATATGCtcctcacaatttatttttgctCATTTCAGTCCCAAAACTTACTACAGTATATTTTCTTAAATGGGTCCCTTTTTAACGGATTGAAGTGCGCGTGTGTCCAATCTCCATTAAACTAACAAACTTCTCTTTAAACAATCCATGTTGGAAACAAACTCCGACATGTAAACAAATGGCTTGGTTAACGATTGCTGACTTGGATGGGTCTTGGGTCTTGAATTTTGTCTCGGCACTTTAATTTTTGTGAAAATAAATTCTTTGATCGGTTTTTTTATCTAACTTGACACTATTATTATATGACGGAAgaacctaaaattaaaaaaaattaaaaaataaggaTTCAATGTATTTAGCATTAATTAACCTTGTTaggatttgataaaaaaaaagtaaactcacaaattatttaaagttaattcaaaaaatatttaaaattaatttgacgCTAATAGAATCGAGTCGAGTTTGCACTAATCTAATCCATTATTGAATCTTTTCGAACCATTCAAGTCAATTCACAAAATGAGTTCGAATAGGAATAGGTTCATGAGAGTGAttgagttttatttaattttatctttaatttctaTAAATATACGTATTTATATAACTTCAAATGAAAACCTCCTTTTCAATAGTTATATCAAATTTGAGTTTTCAATTCCTAAAATAAATTCGATGGAATTTTTTAATCAATAGAGTCAAGTGGGATAAGATCTAAAAATAACTCAACCTGACTAGATTCATTTACACCTTTAATCTGTGCTAACTAGAACAAACTGCATATGATGTTGCATAAAGCAGAATTCCATAATAAACAAGGTAAATTTTGGatgatatatatacatatgtatagAGAACACGGATATATATTAGAGAAATTCTAATCTAGACCTGTTCCATAAATAATACTCGTGCGATATAGAATTCGACTCCTAATTTCCGGAACTTACGATCGAATACCCTATCATTAATGTACACATTATTATTGTGGGTAAGCTTCGATAATGGATAATAAGGCTggaatttgaataattttataggTAGGAAAGCCTCCTTGTTCGAGCAGTTTTTTCCAATCAGCTTCATTTCTTTCCTTAGCATTGCATAAAACCATCATCGTTAAATCAAATGTGAATGCCATGTCATCAAATAGCCCATCTCCTTCTGCCTTCAACACTGCATCTATAATTATAAGCTTTCCCGTTTTCTTGCTCATAGCTTTCCGGCAATTTTCCAAGATTTTAATGCATTCTTCATCGTTCCAGTTGTGCAATATCCACTATATTCCaccaaaaataacaataaatactTTAATCTATAATATTGATATGTCTATTTTTGAAACTTAATGTCACATTGTGTATTTCACACTTACAATGTAGGCTTAAATacatgataaaattaaatttaaaagtcaacTAATTTTTATAGTATTTCATTTTATGGTCGtgctgtttggatttgtttcaatttgatgactaaatttaattttcttgcaACGAGAAGGTTAAATTTGATTTTGGcctaatatataatttgatcCCTAAACTTATATCATTTTATCCATCTAACTCCTAAAATTAAAGTCTCACATATTGAATCTCTGGACTTTTTAAATAATCCTacttgacccctgaacttgataagtAAGTAAATATTCAATCCCTCCGTactaggggtgggcatggaccggttaaccggttcaCGAGGGTAATTTATAAACCGGTCCATAATAGtatggttttaaaaattaaacacctaaactaaaaaatttaaactgttaACCATTAAATCGGTTAACTATTTAAAACGGTTTAATTTTTcggttttgtaatttttaactatgtaacattataaaaattagatacataaaagagaaaatttatagataaaattttaaaaaaattgtctaataattaaactttaattttcattgtatttaattattaaaatataaatctaatatATTCCTACTTTATTAGGTAAATATTTaaccaaaatttttaaaatttcaaaatctaaacctaaaccattaaccataaaaattaaaaattaaaatctaaaccTAAACTCTTAGATTGGTTAACATTTTCCGGTTTGGTTTtgtggttttggtttggttaatcGATTTGAtcggtttttttttcttccaccCATACTCCGTACACAGTTTTTAGagtgtttcaagtgacaggtggacactgAAGGATTAAATGTTTACTTATTAATCAATTTCATAGGTCAAAtaggattatttaacaagttcagtgATTCGATAGGTGAGATATTAAATTTAAGAATTAGATAGATAAGAGGGTATAAATTCAGGGGCCACACTATATATTAAACCTTTGATTTCAGCTTACATGTGGTCATccatcactgaactttcataaaattttatttaggtTGTTTATGTTATTTTCCACATATGCaacatttattttgaaatgagAGTAAACTTTCTCAAAATGAAGATTTTATCactgaattaaaataaatcagaaTATGTTTGTCGAAgtgaaatattataaaaatttaatgtctATCAAATTAAACTACCTTAAATACAACAaaagcaaaatattttttataattttaatataaattatgaatttgtACAATTGATCAAACTATGAACTTTTTATATctgataatttattaaaattcaacCAATCAATATTGATATTGAAAGTACGAACTGATGGATATGAGTCATCACGAACTAAAAAACATAAGTTACCATAAGATTGATTATGGTGTGTTCGTCAATATGGATTGATTATATTATTTGAACgataattcaaattatataataaagagtaatatcaaaattataaaatatattaaaaattatgattttatgattTCATTGTAATTTACCATTTAACCTATAAATGTAATGTAATAGCTTACCTTCAAAATGAGGGCATCAGCCGGAGGAATGCTTGTAAACATATCGCCGCCAACATGGGTGACTCCGGCGTACTCAGGTGCTACAGCCACCACATGTGGAAGATCAAAATTAATACCTTTAATATGCGGATGTTCCTTCACAATCTCACCAATCATAGCACCAGTCCCGCCAGCTACATCCACAATAGAATTAATTCCAACGAACCCGTCTTTATAGCAGCTCTTCACAGCTTCTAAAGTAACCATGGATGAAGAATCCATAGCTGAACTGAATAAACCATTAAACTCCGGATTCACTGCAATAAGATCATACAAATCTAAACCGTTAGATTTTGCAAACGCACTGGTTCCTTCTTCTTTGACAATGTCAGTAAGATATTGCCAAGGTGATCGCATGATTGGAGTAGTTTGCAGGAGCGCCATAGGCGCAAGGCTCGTCTTCGAATCGCGTAGTAGCCATTTCGATGAGTTTGTGAGCCCGTATAAAATAGTAGTAGTTTCGGGGTCCGGTTTGGCAGTGAAAATACGTTTACGAGCTAGAAATGTCATGATTCGCGAGAGGCGATCGGAGTTTAAGGAAGGGTGATTAATGTGTTCTACAATGGAAGATATGGAGAGAGGGCGGCCGTGAGAGTTGATAATATCAGGAATGCCTAGTTGAACTACGCACGTTAATGCCATGGCTTGCACATAGCCGAATATGCAGTTCCATAATTCAGCTTGTCCTCTAACCATTGCTTCTTCATTA
This window of the Mercurialis annua linkage group LG5, ddMerAnnu1.2, whole genome shotgun sequence genome carries:
- the LOC126683462 gene encoding (R,S)-reticuline 7-O-methyltransferase-like, coding for MAGSSNQEPTLDDYNEEAMVRGQAELWNCIFGYVQGMALTCIVQLGIPDIINSHGRPLSISSIAEHINHPSLNSDRLSRIMTFLVRKGIFTAKPDPETTTVILYGLTNSSKWLLSNSKTSLAPMALLQTDSITRSSWHFLTDIVKEQEEEGTSAFAKSNGLDLYDFTAVNPEYNGLFSSAMAATSMVTSEAVKRSYKDGFIGINTLVDVAGGTGAMIGEIVKEHPHIQGINFDLPHVVAVAPEYAGVTHVAGDMFTSIPSADAILLKWILHNWNDEECIKILKNCRKAIREKSGKLIIIDAVLRAEGDGLFDDMAFTFDLNMMVICNAKERNEADWKMLLEEGGFPTYKIIKIPALVSIIEAYPH
- the LOC126683461 gene encoding (R,S)-reticuline 7-O-methyltransferase-like, which produces MHISIFEKQIPQLKHSQFIQFSILDQIRETKAGKEMAGSSNQEPTLDDYNEEAMVRGQAELWNCIFGYVQAMALTCVVQLGIPDIINSHGRPLSISSIVEHINHPSLNSDRLSRIMTFLARKRIFTAKPDPETTTILYGLTNSSKWLLRDSKTSLAPMALLQTTPIMRSPWQYLTDIVKEEGTSAFAKSNGLDLYDLIAVNPEFNGLFSSAMDSSSMVTLEAVKSCYKDGFVGINSIVDVAGGTGAMIGEIVKEHPHIKGINFDLPHVVAVAPEYAGVTHVGGDMFTSIPPADALILKWILHNWNDEECIKILENCRKAMSKKTGKLIIIDAVLKAEGDGLFDDMAFTFDLTMMVLCNAKERNEADWKKLLEQGGFPTYKIIQIPALLSIIEAYPQ